A stretch of the Synechococcus sp. WH 8016 genome encodes the following:
- a CDS encoding photosystem II S4 domain protein, giving the protein MSLPRDALLRSCRHPTTMAALIDIAEDVLKTWQPRWSPFLSALMLEDANQLGALAELKISRDGGYPGAERKRLLIQHATSPEPEPPCPLAGLNVEGNFLFDPTSPDEMRLALQGIGVDEAALGDLWIRGDRGAQAICTPEAAALLQGQRGSVREVMIACESWPLEALQWPVQRVARRLSSVEASCRLDAIASAGFGISRSKVVKQIKDGRLRLNWEPVRLASRDLKVGDRLQLQERGSIEVMNIERTKRERWRVDILRQ; this is encoded by the coding sequence ATGAGCCTCCCTCGCGACGCGCTGCTTCGGTCCTGCAGGCATCCCACAACGATGGCCGCCTTAATCGACATTGCGGAAGACGTTCTGAAGACCTGGCAACCCCGCTGGAGTCCTTTTCTCTCAGCCCTCATGTTGGAAGATGCCAATCAGCTCGGGGCCCTGGCAGAACTGAAAATCAGCCGTGATGGCGGCTACCCAGGAGCCGAGCGAAAACGGTTGCTCATCCAACATGCGACGTCCCCAGAGCCTGAGCCCCCTTGTCCTTTGGCTGGTCTCAACGTGGAGGGAAACTTCCTGTTCGACCCAACCTCACCCGACGAGATGCGCCTGGCCCTGCAAGGCATCGGGGTGGATGAAGCGGCTCTCGGTGATCTATGGATCCGTGGAGACAGAGGTGCTCAGGCCATTTGCACACCGGAGGCCGCGGCCCTGCTGCAAGGCCAGCGAGGCAGCGTTCGCGAGGTGATGATCGCCTGCGAATCTTGGCCACTCGAGGCCCTGCAATGGCCTGTTCAGCGCGTTGCTCGCCGCTTGAGCAGCGTTGAAGCTTCATGCCGTCTTGATGCCATTGCCTCTGCCGGCTTTGGCATCTCTCGCTCAAAGGTCGTGAAACAAATTAAGGACGGGCGGTTGCGCCTCAACTGGGAACCGGTGCGGCTGGCAAGTCGCGATTTAAAAGTGGGAGACCGCCTGCAACTTCAAGAGAGAGGCAGCATCGAGGTCATGAACATCGAACGCACGAAACGGGAGCGATGGCGCGTTGACATCCTCCGCCAATAA
- the murD gene encoding UDP-N-acetylmuramoyl-L-alanine--D-glutamate ligase: MACSLIVGLGRSGVGAARLLHAQGHQVVVLERDNGPEQQSKAQQLKDQGIQTELGCHLEFSSFQPWLDQVEQVVISPGIPWDHPTLMQLRDHGVTVRGEMAVAWQALRHCPWIGVTGTNGKTTVTHLLHHVLNQAGLHAPMAGNVGHSAAELGLQCMDPSQTKPDWIVMEMSSYQIESANEVRPTIGIWTTLTPDHLERHGSMDAYRDIKQGLLQRSKHAVLNADDTDLKSRQAHWPDAQWVSSAQTNHEPFNLELWVNPEGFVCNKKGALFPANALAMPGEHNRQNMLLVTAAALQAGLEPQAIERGLRSFPGVPHRLENLGSLHGMNVFNDSKATNYDAAAVALQAVPGPIILLAGGLSKQGDASGWLQLLQDKVCSIALFGSDRDVLSGLIRDFGYTGNVTSHSTMTDAVTAAVENGKNGNAASLLLSPACASFDQYKDFEARGNHFREMIEQYSLSPSTRAN; encoded by the coding sequence ATGGCATGCAGCTTGATCGTGGGGCTTGGCCGCTCCGGGGTCGGCGCAGCGCGCCTTCTTCATGCCCAAGGTCATCAGGTTGTTGTTCTCGAAAGGGATAACGGTCCCGAACAACAGTCCAAAGCCCAACAACTAAAAGATCAAGGCATCCAAACCGAGTTGGGATGCCATCTGGAATTTTCCAGCTTTCAACCGTGGCTAGATCAAGTGGAGCAAGTGGTGATTAGCCCGGGGATCCCCTGGGACCATCCCACCTTGATGCAGCTACGCGACCACGGCGTGACGGTGAGAGGTGAAATGGCCGTGGCTTGGCAAGCCCTTCGCCATTGCCCTTGGATTGGAGTCACAGGCACCAATGGCAAAACCACTGTGACGCACTTGCTGCATCACGTTCTCAACCAAGCGGGACTGCATGCGCCGATGGCAGGGAATGTGGGCCATTCCGCCGCCGAATTAGGGCTGCAATGCATGGATCCATCCCAAACCAAACCGGATTGGATCGTGATGGAGATGAGTAGCTACCAAATTGAATCGGCGAATGAAGTAAGACCAACCATCGGCATTTGGACCACGCTGACGCCCGACCATTTGGAACGGCACGGGTCCATGGATGCCTATCGAGACATCAAACAAGGCCTGCTTCAACGCTCCAAGCATGCCGTTCTCAATGCCGACGACACTGACCTAAAGAGCAGGCAGGCCCACTGGCCAGATGCCCAATGGGTTAGCTCTGCACAAACGAACCATGAGCCATTCAATCTTGAGCTTTGGGTGAATCCAGAAGGTTTCGTTTGCAATAAAAAAGGTGCCCTCTTTCCAGCCAATGCTCTGGCCATGCCTGGCGAACACAACCGCCAAAACATGCTGCTAGTAACAGCAGCTGCCTTGCAAGCTGGATTAGAGCCGCAAGCGATTGAGCGTGGCTTGCGCAGTTTCCCTGGAGTGCCCCATCGCCTAGAGAATCTGGGATCGCTCCACGGAATGAACGTCTTCAACGACAGCAAAGCGACGAATTACGACGCGGCTGCCGTTGCACTTCAAGCCGTACCAGGCCCAATCATTTTGCTTGCCGGTGGACTGTCTAAACAAGGCGATGCCAGTGGATGGCTGCAATTGCTACAAGACAAGGTTTGCTCCATCGCCCTATTCGGAAGTGATCGAGATGTTTTATCGGGCCTGATTCGTGACTTCGGCTATACAGGAAACGTGACATCGCACTCCACCATGACGGATGCCGTGACGGCAGCGGTTGAGAACGGGAAAAATGGGAATGCCGCCTCTCTGCTGTTATCACCCGCCTGCGCAAGCTTTGATCAATACAAGGATTTTGAAGCCCGCGGCAATCACTTTAGGGAGATGATTGAGCAATACTCTCTTAGCCCATCAACGCGAGCAAACTAA
- a CDS encoding EVE domain-containing protein codes for MTKASYWLMKSEPNVYGIEHLRDEKVTLWDGIRNYQARNFMRKMKVGDQAFFYHSNCKPPGIVGLMEVTETGLVDPTQFDASSKYHDPASKQETPRWDCVKLAYRGQFSDMLTLDDLRESYQADQLTVVRRGNRLSILPVDTEIAMDLLKRLGPLQ; via the coding sequence ATGACCAAAGCCTCCTACTGGCTCATGAAGAGCGAGCCAAATGTTTACGGCATTGAACACTTAAGGGATGAGAAAGTTACACTATGGGATGGGATTAGAAACTACCAAGCCCGAAACTTTATGCGCAAGATGAAGGTCGGAGATCAAGCCTTTTTCTATCACTCCAATTGCAAACCTCCAGGAATTGTAGGTCTCATGGAAGTTACAGAAACGGGCCTTGTCGATCCAACGCAGTTTGATGCCAGCTCTAAGTATCACGATCCAGCCTCTAAGCAAGAGACTCCACGCTGGGATTGCGTGAAACTTGCCTATCGCGGCCAGTTTTCTGACATGCTGACCCTTGATGATCTTCGTGAGTCATACCAAGCAGACCAGCTAACCGTCGTTCGTCGCGGAAATCGCTTGTCCATTCTTCCGGTTGACACAGAAATCGCGATGGATTTATTAAAGAGACTTGGACCACTTCAATGA
- a CDS encoding DUF2811 domain-containing protein, with protein MKRERGVIQGQLVTDQVVESVAVGVAQAMPEPIQGEDIVSFQAEMPLPLHQAMADFIERCPNWDQYRLVQAALAGFLVQNGVDSRELTRLYVGKMFRRDSLRQGV; from the coding sequence ATGAAGAGGGAGCGAGGAGTGATTCAAGGCCAATTGGTGACTGATCAGGTTGTTGAGTCCGTTGCAGTTGGTGTGGCTCAAGCAATGCCTGAGCCCATCCAGGGTGAGGACATTGTCAGTTTTCAAGCTGAGATGCCCCTGCCTTTGCACCAGGCCATGGCGGACTTTATTGAGCGTTGTCCGAATTGGGATCAGTACCGACTCGTGCAGGCCGCTTTGGCGGGATTTCTTGTTCAGAATGGGGTGGATTCCAGAGAGCTCACCCGCCTTTACGTCGGCAAAATGTTTCGTCGCGACTCCCTTCGCCAAGGCGTTTGA
- a CDS encoding DUF1818 family protein, with the protein MIQEEGPGWRLARDFSREGFPFLIGGESWAVELTEMEVKGLQALLVELDHQHKLISDQLMEEESITLELEQQEWWGCLDGTRDHWGLRVVLQGKGLQSRGLEGAWPAPAAQAFLAALRTVWD; encoded by the coding sequence ATGATCCAAGAGGAGGGGCCTGGCTGGCGTCTCGCCCGTGATTTCAGCCGTGAGGGCTTTCCCTTCCTGATCGGAGGGGAATCTTGGGCTGTCGAGCTTACTGAGATGGAAGTGAAGGGGCTGCAGGCCCTTCTTGTTGAGCTCGACCATCAACACAAGCTGATTTCTGATCAGTTGATGGAGGAAGAATCCATCACCTTGGAGCTGGAACAGCAGGAGTGGTGGGGGTGCCTTGATGGCACCCGTGACCACTGGGGGCTGCGTGTGGTGCTTCAAGGCAAGGGGCTGCAGAGTCGAGGGCTCGAGGGCGCTTGGCCTGCTCCAGCGGCTCAAGCTTTCCTGGCTGCGTTGAGAACGGTTTGGGATTGA
- a CDS encoding DNA-directed RNA polymerase subunit omega, with protein MISAGVDSKDLAKRGESLIRQSTNRYLTTVKIAFRAKQRRFDDFDGLLEESSVKPVHRAIVELSDEQDQPDLLPG; from the coding sequence ATGATTTCTGCAGGTGTGGACTCAAAGGACCTCGCGAAGCGTGGTGAGAGCTTGATTCGTCAGTCCACCAACCGTTATCTGACAACAGTCAAAATCGCTTTTCGCGCCAAGCAGCGACGTTTTGACGACTTCGACGGGCTCCTAGAGGAATCCAGTGTGAAGCCGGTTCATCGCGCAATCGTTGAGCTTTCCGATGAGCAGGATCAGCCTGATCTCCTGCCTGGATGA
- a CDS encoding Hsp70 family protein, whose product MAEDQPLKDEQNLHLSVQGTLAIDLGSTNTVVAFHDGSASPPQLLDLAPISQRPGEVPSLIWSNALSNHQPLVGRQVLDSGLSDGTSPELHRDFKRWIGVLDKSDLPVHPLSPEQAGEILLHQIWKSLPTTVSVKRLVLTAPVDQALGYRQWLLQACTILPVDEVALVDEPTAAAMGAGLPAGSKLLVVDLGGGTLDLSLVALEGGEGRAAPIAQLLRFRGRDLKNSKQTLRSARVLGKAGIALGGRDLDHWILDHLFPNDPDLILRSQTSLLNAAERLKCRLSSPDVGNEETLSELASSIDLAQPITLSLNRNQLHALFERRGLIKVLEGLLDRTLASARQQGCRPEDLNAVVAVGGGAHLPLVRQWLSETMQPVPLLTPPPVQAVATGALNLTPGVRIRDLLQKGVYLRCWDRRSRAHHWHPLFLSGQPWPSLQPLVLNLSASRSHQQDIELVLGEPQGERRHEVVFVGGLPTIRDNSNVPDTIQPLPSKTIRLQLNPVGQPGEDCLRLAFQLDDDAQLVMSGEDLRTGLAIEPCTLITVQ is encoded by the coding sequence ATGGCTGAGGATCAGCCCCTAAAGGACGAACAAAACCTTCATCTTTCTGTTCAAGGAACACTGGCCATCGACCTTGGGAGCACCAATACGGTGGTGGCCTTTCACGATGGCAGCGCCTCCCCCCCCCAACTCCTCGATCTCGCCCCGATCAGTCAACGACCGGGGGAAGTCCCGAGCCTCATCTGGAGCAACGCTCTTTCCAACCATCAGCCTCTCGTTGGCCGGCAAGTCCTCGACAGCGGACTCTCCGATGGCACATCCCCGGAACTTCATCGCGACTTCAAGCGCTGGATCGGCGTCTTGGACAAATCCGACCTTCCAGTCCATCCCCTCAGCCCTGAGCAAGCTGGCGAGATTCTTTTGCACCAGATCTGGAAAAGCCTGCCCACGACCGTGTCGGTGAAGCGTCTGGTGCTCACAGCTCCAGTGGATCAGGCGCTTGGTTATCGCCAATGGCTGTTGCAGGCCTGCACGATCCTTCCGGTTGACGAGGTGGCTCTCGTGGATGAGCCAACAGCCGCGGCCATGGGCGCAGGACTGCCTGCAGGCTCCAAGTTGTTGGTGGTGGATCTAGGCGGAGGCACGTTGGACCTCTCCCTTGTCGCCTTAGAAGGTGGGGAAGGAAGGGCAGCTCCCATCGCTCAGCTGCTGCGCTTTCGGGGGCGAGACCTTAAAAACAGCAAGCAAACGCTGCGCTCGGCAAGGGTCTTAGGGAAAGCAGGCATCGCCTTGGGTGGCAGGGATCTCGATCACTGGATCTTGGATCACCTTTTTCCAAACGATCCGGATCTAATTCTGAGAAGTCAGACGAGCCTTCTGAATGCGGCTGAACGCTTGAAATGCCGCCTGAGCAGCCCTGATGTCGGAAATGAGGAGACCCTCAGCGAGTTAGCGAGCAGCATCGACCTCGCGCAACCCATCACCTTGTCGCTCAATCGCAACCAACTCCACGCGCTGTTTGAGCGCCGGGGATTGATCAAGGTTCTTGAAGGGCTGCTCGATCGCACATTGGCCTCGGCCCGCCAGCAAGGCTGCAGACCGGAAGACCTCAACGCCGTCGTCGCCGTTGGAGGAGGAGCCCATCTTCCTCTGGTGCGCCAATGGTTATCAGAGACGATGCAGCCGGTGCCATTGCTGACGCCACCACCCGTTCAAGCCGTGGCCACTGGTGCTCTCAATCTCACGCCGGGGGTAAGGATCAGAGATCTCCTCCAAAAAGGCGTGTATTTGCGCTGCTGGGATCGTCGCAGTCGTGCCCATCACTGGCATCCCTTATTTCTGAGTGGCCAACCATGGCCCTCGCTTCAACCCTTAGTGCTGAACCTGAGCGCAAGTCGCAGCCATCAACAGGACATTGAGCTCGTGCTCGGTGAGCCCCAGGGCGAGCGGCGTCACGAAGTGGTGTTCGTTGGAGGGCTTCCCACGATTCGGGACAACAGCAACGTTCCAGACACCATTCAGCCGCTTCCAAGCAAGACCATTCGTCTTCAACTCAATCCCGTTGGCCAACCAGGTGAAGACTGCCTACGCCTAGCTTTTCAACTTGATGACGATGCGCAACTTGTGATGAGCGGGGAAGATTTAAGAACCGGTTTGGCCATCGAACCCTGCACTCTGATAACTGTGCAGTGA
- a CDS encoding ferredoxin-thioredoxin reductase variable chain, translated as MQPGDKVVVSTSVVVFNHPQHRGESFDMEGSEGEVFQVLDDWKGRPISPTLPIVVAFGRYKAHFRVDELTPAG; from the coding sequence ATGCAGCCGGGTGACAAGGTTGTCGTCTCCACCAGCGTTGTGGTTTTCAACCACCCCCAACATCGAGGAGAAAGTTTCGATATGGAAGGAAGTGAGGGAGAGGTTTTCCAGGTGCTCGACGATTGGAAGGGGCGTCCCATCAGCCCAACGCTTCCGATTGTCGTGGCTTTTGGTCGCTACAAGGCCCACTTCCGAGTTGACGAGCTAACCCCAGCCGGGTGA
- the pyrR gene encoding bifunctional pyr operon transcriptional regulator/uracil phosphoribosyltransferase PyrR, translating into MADRDVGNDRIEILSADELRKTVTRLASQVLESVPNVESLVLLGIPTRGVQLAGVLARSLQDQSGHAVATGTLDPTFHRDDLGRVGVRMVQATDLPVSVEGRDVVLVDDVVFTGRTVRAALEAIQAWGRPRRVSLLVMVDRGHRELPIHPDFCGRVVPTRQSETIELRLLGLDGEEGVFLRRVHENNPE; encoded by the coding sequence ATGGCAGATCGAGACGTTGGGAATGATCGGATTGAAATTCTCTCTGCGGATGAGCTGCGAAAAACGGTGACGCGCCTGGCGTCCCAGGTGTTGGAGTCCGTGCCCAACGTGGAATCTCTGGTGTTGCTGGGGATCCCAACCCGCGGAGTTCAATTGGCGGGTGTTCTTGCTCGCTCATTACAAGATCAGAGCGGTCACGCTGTGGCTACCGGCACTCTTGACCCTACATTTCATCGCGACGATTTAGGTCGTGTGGGTGTGCGTATGGTTCAGGCCACCGACCTGCCCGTGAGCGTGGAGGGAAGGGATGTCGTGCTCGTGGATGACGTTGTTTTTACGGGGCGAACCGTGAGAGCCGCCTTGGAGGCCATCCAGGCCTGGGGCAGACCACGGCGAGTGTCCTTGCTGGTCATGGTGGACCGAGGCCATCGCGAATTGCCAATCCATCCGGATTTTTGCGGCAGGGTCGTGCCGACGCGTCAATCGGAAACGATTGAACTGCGCCTGCTTGGTTTGGATGGGGAGGAGGGAGTTTTCCTTCGACGCGTTCATGAAAACAACCCTGAATGA
- the gpmI gene encoding 2,3-bisphosphoglycerate-independent phosphoglycerate mutase → MNVPNNLEQNLPRNAPVAPVVLAILDGWGICDSTEHNAIRSASTPVIDALWHAYPHALIEASGSHVGLPDGQMGNSEVGHLTIGAGRIIRQELVRISETVRERRLGSTAALQAVADRLRSTGGTLHLLGLCSDGGVHSHVDHVCGLLEWAAEEGLKNVAIHAITDGRDTPTQSAPTHLSKIQAAISSHGIGRIASLCGRYWAMDRDHRWERTERAYALLTDPDLARTDAEPLSALTSSYDQDITDEFLEPVRVSDDPLRDGDALLMFNFRPDRARQIVQALTLPEFDGFKRVHQPKLDVVTFTQYETDLPVSVVFPPESLDQLLGQVVADAGLKQYRTAETEKYPHVTYFMNGGIEQPLQGEKRHLVPSPRVATYDQAPAMSADTLTESCVAAIQQGEHSLVVINYANPDMVGHTGMMEAATQAIETVDRCIGKLLDAVGRMGGTLLITADHGNAERMQGPDGQAWTAHTTNPVPVILIEGEKRKVPGFGNSIRLRENGGLADIAPTLLQLLNLDKPEAMTGISLIEPIEASAPATTKLPQPV, encoded by the coding sequence GTGAACGTACCGAACAACCTCGAACAAAATCTTCCTCGCAACGCTCCCGTTGCACCTGTGGTTCTTGCGATCCTGGACGGCTGGGGAATTTGTGACTCCACTGAGCACAACGCCATCCGCAGCGCGTCAACTCCTGTCATCGATGCGCTCTGGCATGCCTATCCCCACGCCCTGATTGAAGCGAGCGGATCCCATGTGGGCCTTCCCGACGGTCAGATGGGCAATTCAGAAGTCGGGCATCTCACCATTGGAGCCGGTCGGATCATCCGGCAAGAGCTGGTGCGTATTAGTGAAACCGTGCGCGAACGCCGGCTTGGCAGCACCGCAGCGCTTCAAGCCGTGGCCGACCGTCTCCGCAGCACTGGTGGCACCCTGCATCTGCTCGGTCTCTGCTCCGATGGCGGCGTACACAGCCATGTTGACCACGTTTGCGGACTGCTCGAATGGGCGGCAGAAGAGGGGCTTAAGAACGTGGCCATCCACGCCATCACCGATGGACGAGACACGCCAACCCAAAGTGCACCGACACACCTGAGCAAAATCCAAGCCGCAATCAGCAGCCATGGAATTGGCCGAATTGCCAGTCTCTGCGGGCGCTACTGGGCGATGGATCGTGACCATCGCTGGGAGAGAACAGAGCGCGCCTATGCCCTCCTAACGGATCCTGACTTGGCCAGGACCGACGCTGAGCCCTTATCCGCACTGACCAGCAGCTACGACCAAGACATCACCGACGAATTCTTAGAACCCGTTCGCGTCTCCGACGATCCACTGCGAGATGGGGATGCGTTGCTGATGTTTAACTTCCGTCCAGACCGAGCCAGACAGATTGTTCAGGCGCTCACACTCCCGGAATTTGACGGTTTCAAGCGTGTGCATCAGCCAAAGCTGGATGTCGTGACGTTTACGCAATACGAAACGGATCTACCAGTCTCCGTTGTCTTCCCACCCGAATCCCTCGATCAGCTTCTCGGACAGGTGGTCGCAGATGCCGGCCTCAAGCAGTACCGCACAGCCGAAACGGAAAAATATCCCCATGTCACCTATTTCATGAACGGGGGAATTGAACAACCTCTTCAAGGCGAAAAGCGACATCTCGTCCCCTCTCCCCGGGTCGCCACCTACGACCAAGCTCCTGCGATGTCCGCAGACACGCTCACCGAAAGCTGCGTTGCCGCGATCCAGCAGGGTGAACACTCCCTGGTTGTCATCAACTATGCCAACCCCGACATGGTGGGCCATACCGGCATGATGGAAGCCGCTACGCAAGCGATTGAGACCGTTGATCGCTGCATCGGCAAGTTGCTGGATGCCGTTGGGCGAATGGGTGGCACCTTGCTAATCACGGCAGACCATGGAAACGCTGAGCGGATGCAAGGACCGGATGGTCAGGCCTGGACAGCACACACCACTAATCCCGTGCCGGTCATTTTGATCGAGGGAGAGAAACGCAAGGTCCCTGGATTCGGGAATTCGATTCGACTTCGAGAGAATGGGGGCCTAGCCGATATTGCGCCAACGCTTCTTCAGCTGCTCAATTTGGACAAACCCGAAGCCATGACGGGCATCTCCTTGATTGAACCGATCGAAGCCTCAGCTCCAGCAACGACCAAGCTGCCACAACCCGTTTAA
- the secG gene encoding preprotein translocase subunit SecG, with the protein MLTTVLSWVWIGSGAVLILLVLLHSPKGDGMGGIAASGSSSFTSSSSAEATLNRITWTTLSFFLALAVILSAGWLS; encoded by the coding sequence ATGCTTACGACTGTTCTCTCCTGGGTCTGGATCGGCAGTGGTGCCGTTCTGATTCTTCTCGTTCTCCTGCACAGTCCCAAAGGGGATGGAATGGGAGGGATCGCGGCCAGTGGAAGTTCATCGTTCACCAGCTCTAGCAGTGCAGAAGCAACGCTGAATCGCATTACCTGGACAACACTTTCATTTTTCCTCGCACTCGCTGTGATTCTGAGCGCAGGCTGGCTTAGCTAA
- a CDS encoding ammonium transporter, producing the protein MNTKKALLSSRLRRFLIALLVVPALQLLSAALLPAYAGETALLAADNTLILTSSALVLLMTPGLAFFYGGFVQSRNVLNTMAMSFVMMGLATLVWVTFGFSLAFSDGGALQAVVGNPFSFALLENVPPVWDGLAIPGLTFALFQGMFAIITPALISGALVERISFKFWCVFSPIWLLLVYAPLAHMVWGGGFLGKDLDFAGGTVVHISSGVSALVLAGLVGSRRQWPNAVRPPHDVSQILLGTGLLWFGWFGFNGGSQLAVAGAELPFTTTHISAAAGLVAWSLIETWRSGKPTVVGMATGAVAGLVGVTPAAGFVTPGAGMAIGAITSLFCFASVQLKVRLRFDDSLDTYAVHGVGGTIGALLTGVFASSDLIAGHPAANVLIEQGRGALIVGQLQAVLVAYGLASVGTFLIAFVLRGLGLRFRVSEEAENLGIDVQAHGEEAYAERVGSPQFQ; encoded by the coding sequence ATGAATACAAAAAAGGCTCTTTTGTCGTCCCGTCTTCGTCGATTCCTCATCGCCCTATTGGTGGTGCCAGCACTTCAACTATTGAGTGCTGCCTTGCTTCCTGCCTACGCCGGAGAGACGGCCCTTTTGGCAGCTGACAACACCCTGATTTTGACGTCCTCGGCTTTGGTGCTGTTGATGACGCCTGGTTTGGCGTTTTTCTACGGCGGGTTTGTCCAATCTCGAAACGTACTCAACACGATGGCGATGAGCTTCGTGATGATGGGACTTGCCACGTTGGTGTGGGTCACCTTTGGATTCAGTCTCGCGTTCTCCGATGGGGGTGCCTTGCAAGCTGTGGTGGGTAATCCGTTCTCCTTTGCTTTGTTGGAGAACGTGCCTCCCGTCTGGGATGGACTGGCGATTCCAGGTCTCACCTTTGCGCTCTTTCAGGGCATGTTTGCGATCATCACGCCTGCTCTGATCTCGGGTGCGCTGGTGGAGCGGATCAGTTTCAAGTTTTGGTGTGTGTTCAGCCCGATTTGGTTGTTGCTGGTTTACGCCCCTTTGGCCCATATGGTTTGGGGTGGGGGCTTCCTTGGTAAAGATCTTGATTTCGCCGGTGGGACGGTGGTTCATATCAGTTCTGGCGTATCGGCCTTGGTGCTCGCTGGGCTGGTGGGCTCGCGCCGTCAGTGGCCTAACGCCGTGCGTCCTCCCCACGATGTCAGTCAGATTCTTCTGGGGACGGGTCTGCTCTGGTTTGGTTGGTTTGGTTTCAACGGTGGAAGTCAGTTGGCGGTAGCCGGTGCAGAGTTGCCGTTTACGACAACGCACATCTCAGCAGCCGCGGGCTTGGTGGCTTGGTCTTTGATCGAGACTTGGAGGAGTGGCAAACCCACCGTTGTGGGTATGGCCACAGGTGCTGTCGCTGGCTTGGTTGGTGTCACCCCAGCGGCTGGGTTTGTCACCCCCGGTGCGGGGATGGCCATCGGTGCCATCACGTCGTTGTTTTGCTTTGCCTCAGTTCAGCTCAAAGTGAGACTTCGATTTGATGATTCTCTCGATACCTATGCGGTTCACGGTGTGGGGGGCACGATTGGCGCCTTGCTAACGGGTGTTTTTGCCAGTTCTGACTTGATTGCTGGGCATCCTGCTGCCAATGTTCTGATCGAACAGGGACGGGGTGCTCTGATTGTTGGGCAACTGCAAGCCGTCTTGGTGGCCTATGGCCTGGCATCTGTTGGCACGTTCTTGATCGCGTTCGTTTTGAGGGGTCTGGGCCTGCGCTTCCGGGTGTCAGAAGAAGCAGAGAACCTGGGAATTGATGTGCAGGCCCATGGAGAAGAGGCCTATGCCGAACGGGTTGGTTCTCCTCAATTCCAGTGA
- a CDS encoding MscL family protein, whose product MAHRWFREFTDFFFQKGNALNLAIAVVVGTQFQQIVDALTQDLLMPLLNPLIRNGGWEAWVLPYAGGELLFGQAMKVLLDSLIVGWVLFLLVKAINRSQRLASRGLDQLRSVTPSEDET is encoded by the coding sequence ATGGCTCATCGTTGGTTTCGTGAGTTCACAGACTTTTTCTTCCAGAAGGGCAACGCCTTGAATTTGGCGATTGCCGTTGTGGTGGGAACGCAGTTTCAGCAAATTGTGGATGCTCTTACACAAGACCTGCTTATGCCCTTGCTGAATCCGCTGATTCGGAATGGTGGTTGGGAGGCATGGGTGCTCCCCTATGCGGGCGGGGAGCTGCTTTTTGGTCAGGCAATGAAGGTGTTGCTCGATTCTTTGATTGTGGGTTGGGTGCTCTTTTTGCTTGTGAAAGCCATCAACCGGTCTCAGCGATTGGCCTCGAGGGGGCTCGATCAGTTACGCAGCGTGACGCCTTCAGAGGATGAAACCTGA